One Nitrospirota bacterium genomic region harbors:
- a CDS encoding nitroreductase family protein has product MRLEDLIRKNRSYRRFAREGSITRETLKELVNLARLSASAGNLQPLKYVLACDPEGNEKIFPCLSWAAYLADWPGPAEGERPSAYIVVLGDRELSRSFHCDHGIAAQSILLGAVEQGLGGCILGSINRPRLKEALGIADRYEILLVLALGKPKETVVLEPAGGGEIKYWRDERGVHHVPKRPLEEIILDLG; this is encoded by the coding sequence GTGAGACTGGAGGACCTGATAAGGAAGAACCGGAGCTACCGGCGCTTTGCGCGCGAAGGCTCCATCACGCGGGAGACCCTGAAGGAGCTGGTGAACCTGGCGCGCCTGAGTGCCTCGGCCGGGAACCTTCAGCCGTTGAAGTACGTCCTTGCCTGCGACCCCGAGGGCAACGAAAAGATATTCCCCTGCCTCTCCTGGGCCGCCTATCTCGCCGACTGGCCGGGCCCGGCCGAAGGCGAGCGGCCCTCGGCCTACATCGTCGTCCTGGGCGACAGGGAGCTGAGCCGGAGCTTCCACTGCGACCACGGCATCGCCGCCCAGAGCATCCTTCTGGGAGCGGTGGAGCAGGGCCTGGGGGGCTGCATCCTGGGCTCCATCAACCGTCCCCGGCTCAAGGAGGCCCTGGGCATTGCCGATCGCTACGAGATTCTCCTCGTCCTGGCCCTGGGCAAGCCGAAGGAGACCGTCGTTCTCGAGCCCGCCGGGGGCGGAGAGATAAAGTACTGGCGGGACGAGAGGGGCGTGCATCACGTGCCCAAAAGGCCTCTGGAGGAGATAATCCTCGACCTCGGGTAG
- a CDS encoding GDSL-type esterase/lipase family protein gives MAPVKDILFIGDSLIEFFDWEERFPRHRVENLGVSGETVQWLLERIDRIVSTHPRADMVFLMTGINNLAMEEPGFIGEYREILGKLAAAYPRARIYITSLLPTLLPWVKSRAVEQANVRLRDLAEETGAFYLDIHKAFMEGNLRELLSEDGVHLSEKGYALWSRIIAGIIEPS, from the coding sequence ATGGCCCCCGTAAAGGACATCCTCTTCATCGGCGATTCCCTCATCGAGTTTTTTGACTGGGAGGAGCGGTTTCCCCGCCACAGGGTGGAGAACCTGGGTGTCTCGGGGGAGACCGTCCAGTGGCTCTTGGAGCGCATCGACCGCATCGTCTCCACCCATCCCCGCGCGGACATGGTCTTCCTCATGACCGGCATCAACAACCTGGCCATGGAAGAGCCGGGCTTCATCGGCGAGTACCGGGAGATTCTGGGGAAGCTCGCGGCCGCCTATCCCCGGGCCCGCATATACATAACCAGCCTCCTGCCCACCCTCCTTCCCTGGGTAAAGTCCCGCGCCGTCGAGCAGGCCAACGTCCGCCTCCGGGACCTGGCGGAGGAGACGGGGGCCTTTTATCTGGACATCCACAAGGCCTTCATGGAGGGCAACCTGCGGGAGCTCCTCTCCGAAGACGGCGTCCATCTCAGCGAGAAGGGCTACGCCCTCTGGTCGCGCATCATCGCGGGCATCATCGAGCCCTCGTGA
- a CDS encoding TrmJ/YjtD family RNA methyltransferase, which yields MKHWKDNVRFVLVEPGEGGNVGASARALKNMGFGHLRLVNPTLRDADTWLAHNAEDVLAEAPRLGSLKEAVADCALVVGTTRRKGKRRGVFVTLEEGMRRAFLSARADRVAVVFGRERKGLTNREAEACGLMVTIPTEPAQPSMNLSHAVAVLAYELGRQERVAGPEAEGAAPSKRMATHEELDHLYERLGAVLAMLEFPLKGSRHPERQTRRVLKRVLGRAALTKPELNVLHGLLGQMERK from the coding sequence GTGAAGCACTGGAAAGACAACGTCCGGTTCGTGCTGGTGGAGCCCGGGGAGGGCGGCAACGTGGGAGCCTCCGCCCGCGCCCTCAAGAACATGGGGTTTGGGCATCTCAGGCTCGTAAACCCCACCCTCCGGGACGCCGACACCTGGCTTGCCCACAACGCCGAGGACGTCCTTGCGGAAGCCCCTCGTCTGGGAAGCCTGAAGGAGGCGGTGGCCGACTGCGCCCTGGTGGTGGGGACCACCCGGCGGAAGGGAAAGCGAAGGGGCGTGTTCGTCACCCTGGAGGAAGGGATGAGAAGGGCCTTTCTCTCGGCCCGGGCTGACCGGGTGGCCGTGGTCTTTGGCCGGGAGAGGAAGGGCCTCACCAACAGGGAGGCGGAGGCGTGCGGGCTCATGGTCACCATCCCCACCGAGCCCGCCCAGCCCTCCATGAACCTCTCCCACGCGGTGGCCGTCCTGGCCTACGAGCTCGGCCGCCAGGAGAGGGTTGCCGGACCCGAAGCGGAGGGCGCAGCACCCTCGAAGAGGATGGCCACCCACGAGGAGCTGGACCACCTGTACGAGAGGCTCGGGGCCGTGCTCGCGATGCTCGAATTCCCCTTGAAGGGAAGCCGCCATCCCGAGCGGCAGACACGCCGGGTGCTCAAGCGCGTCTTGGGCAGGGCCGCCCTGACGAAGCCGGAGCTGAACGTCCTCCACGGCCTGCTTGGGCAGATGGAAAGGAAG